A genomic region of Trifolium pratense cultivar HEN17-A07 linkage group LG3, ARS_RC_1.1, whole genome shotgun sequence contains the following coding sequences:
- the LOC123913673 gene encoding uncharacterized protein LOC123913673 → MDCAVGSIVWVRRRNGSWWPGQILGADDMSTSHLTSPRSGTPVKLLGREDASVDWYNLEKSKRVKAFRCGEFDDCIEKVESSHEMPLKKREKYARREDAILHALELERQLAKKQAKSVNASDRTERRLSSSVKKGVVVLPVETPGNDDSDDDEKYAYLKSYVSCENEIDGGCFPLEVARDVEVDLSEVTPRMRDMQDFGLKIPPLKGNFSSPVDPRVSKRISVDEGARALASDNLCMGNALQANGARQIAYRTKRSRYFYLPAESGDSLDNKERLALVDTPSPKFGGQFPYRGSLDGETESTFMDDLESGSTETDSTVSDSGSDSSETEPDMNVKMTILTETGRDFEEHESTSSEEPDELAVTSDMPHLYPRELITCNEAVSKWQLKGKRNNRNLVKRSYGAPDGKGIIYGAEVDFEEERTNSSHKRMGSSLDCYRSDFSDALYDDDQMFGLEDEYSPTLRAVSKIQNETHRRVDDLAWDEHFDSKEYWDIKGVTPTYGDGYHVGGRMSSMLINVDVNVQAGYRKQPVPIISLMSKLDGKAIIGHPIQVEVLKDGSSETLFSAIDDFSNDGIGVEGYSVLPQAWRTARRTANFRIPRPHVLSSNGAEVAVDFPSLDQEQNFDYKKLNTGSSIHKAGLQKKSGDKKFAKKVPKKLSLSSNQKIRTLSSLSTEHSLRNPLHDISSFQTGRLIKPEISGPPTVACIPVQLVFSRLLEKINRPPLKVAK, encoded by the exons ATGGATTGCGCCGTTGGATCGATCGTATGGGTTCGCCGGAGAAACGGGTCTTGGTGGCCGGGTCAAATACTTGGCGCCGATGATATGTCCACTTCTCATCTCACTTCTCCTCGGTCAGGAACTCCGGTTAAGCTTCTCGGCAGAGAAGACGCTAGCGt AGATTGGTACAATTTGGAGAAATCCAAGCGTGTAAAGGCATTCCGTTGTGGCGAGTTTGATGATTGTATTGAAAAGGTTGAATCCTCTCATGAGATGCCTttaaagaaaagagagaaatatgcCCGTCGTGAAGATGCCATTCTTCATGCTCTTGAACTTGAGAGGCAATTGGCGAAGAAGCAAGCAAAATCAGTCAATGCTTCTGATCGAACTGAGCGTAGATTGTCTAGTTCGGTTAAAAAGGGTGTGGTTGTTTTGCCGGTGGAAACCCCGGGAAATGATGacagtgatgatgatgaaaaataTGCATATTTGAAATCATATGTGTCTTGTGAAAATGAAATTGATGGAGGTTGTTTTCCTTTGGAAGTAGCCAGGGATGTGGAAGTAGATCTCTCTGAAGTGACTCCTCGGATGAGAGACATGCAGGATTTTGGACTCAAAATTCCACCATTGAAAGGGAACTTCTCATCTCCCGTGGATCCACGTGTTTCAAAGAGAATATCAGTTGATGAGGGTGCTCGGGCTCTTGCAAGTGATAATCTTTGCATGGGGAATGCGCTCCAGGCAAACG GAGCTAGGCAAATAGCATACCGTACAAAGAGGAGTAGGTATTTTTATTTGCCAGCCGAGTCTGGTGATTCTCTTGATAACAAAGAGAGACTAGCCCTTGTTGACACGccatctccaaaatttggaggACAGTTTCCTTATCGTGGTTCTTTGGATGGAGAGACTGAATCAACATTTATGGATGATCTTGAATCTGGCTCTACAGAAACAGACTCCACCGTCTCTGATTCAGGTTCAGATTCTTCTGAGACAGAACCTGACATGAATGTAAAGATGACTATACTTACAG AAACTGGCCGGGATTTTGAAGAACATGAAAGCACAAGTAGTGAGGAGCCTGATGAATTAGCAGTCACCAGTGACATGCCTCACCTCTATCCTCGTGAACTGATAACATGTAATGAAGCCGTGTCTAAATGGCAACTAAAAGGGAAAAGGAATAACCGGAATCTTGTAAAGAGGTCTTATGGTGCCCCTGATGGAAAAGGTATTATATATGGAGCAGAAGTGgattttgaagaagaaagaactaATTCAAGTCACAAGAGAATGGGTTCAAGTTTAGATTGCTACAGAAGTGATTTTAGTGATGCACTTTATGACGATGATCAAATGTTTGGATTGGAAGATGAATATTCTCCCACTCTTAGAGCTGtatcaaaaattcaaaatgaaactcATCGTCGTGTGGATGACTTGGCCTGGGATGAACATTTTGATtcaaaagaatattgggatatTAAGGGAGTTACTCCAACATACGGTGATGGTTATCATGTTGGTGGGAGGATGAGTTCGATGCTGATTAATGTAGATGTGAATGTTCAAGCAGGATATCGAAAGCAGCCTGTGCCCATTATTTCTCTCATGAGTAAGTTAGATGGAAAGGCAATAATAGGGCACCCAATCCAGGTTGAGGTCCTTAAGGATGGTTCTTCTGAAACTCTCTTTTCTGCAATTGATGACTTCAGTAATGATGGGATTGGTGTTGAAGGATATAGTGTGCTTCCGCAAGCTTGGAGGACTGCAAGGAGAACAGCAAATTTCCGTATCCCTCGCCCCCATGTATTGTCATCAAATGGTGCTGAAGTTGCTGTTGACTTTCCCTCTTTAGATCAAGAACAAAACTTCGATTATAAAAAACTAAACACTGGAAGTTCCATTCATAAGGCAGGCCTTCAAAAAAAGAGCGGCGACAAAAAGTTCGCTAAAAAGGTGCCAAAGAAGTTGAGCCTGTCATCTAACCAGAAAATTAGAACTCTGTCCTCATTATCTACTGAACATAGTCTTAGAAATCCATTGCATGATATCAGTAGCTTTCAAACAGGTAGATTAATTAAACCAGAAATCTCCGGTCCCCCCACAGTAGCTTGCATACCAGTCCAATTAGTATTTAGTAGATTACTTGAAAAGATTAACAGGCCTCCATTAAAAGTAGCTAAGTAA
- the LOC123913671 gene encoding altered inheritance rate of mitochondria protein 25-like — translation MNRLKDIFRHISKSNINMLLDFHSNILQNPNTITLSRRFGTQLDHQLNRDFFLKLWVSDAKMQNPKGSKKSIKFHRVDLVPRCFSAASIDSVTNKLKRGMKQPPISQSFPEFSKSESPEEAKVAPLLARSNLLITRDIEWANLVLGFEQENRYAIVDACYPQSPVGLIREQSNFIARQLLRLRRPFVALITDALGNELFRVRRPFWWITSSIFAEIDGKEVGVVHRRWHLWKRIYDLYLGNEQFAVVENPGFWNWTFTLKDFDGEVLAQIDRDWRGFGFEILTDAGQYVIRFGSSDPGSKIGLANAIQDLGVSRPLTLAERAVTVALAISLDNDYFSRHGGWGLPFLEVGE, via the exons ATGAATCGCTTAAAGGACATTTTCCGCCACATATCCAAATCCAATATCAACATGCTTCTTGATTTTCACTCAAACATTCTTCAAAACCCTAACACTATTACTCTATCTCGCCGATTTGGAACCCAACTCGATCATCAATTGAACAGAGATTTTTTCCTCAAACTTTGGGTTTCTGATGCCAAAATGCAAAACCCTAAAGGTAGTAAGAAATCGATCAAATTTCATCGTGTTGATCTTGTACCTAGATGCTTTTCTGCTGCATCAATTGATTCTGTTACAAACAAACTTAAACGGGGTATGAAGCAACCTCCTATAAGCCAATCGTTTCCAGAGTTTTCAAAATCGGAATCTCCAGAAGAG GCCAAGGTAGCACCTCTGCTTGCCAGATCCAACTTGCTAATTACCAGAGATATTGAGTGGGCCAATCTTGTTTTGGGATTTGAACAG GAAAATCGTTATGCCATTGTAGATGCATGCTACCCACAGTCG CCTGTAGGGTTAATTCGTGAACAGAGCAACTTCATTGCCAGACAG TTGCTTCGTCTGAGGAGGCCTTTTGTTGCACTCATTACTGATGCTTTGGGGAATGAGCTCTTTAGG GTCCGTAGACCCTTTTGGTGGATAACAAGCTCAATTTTTGCGGAAATTGATGGTAAG GAAGTTGGAGTAGTTCACAGGCGGTGGCATCTCTGGAAAAGAATCTATGATTTGTACCTCGG GAATGAGcagtttgcggtggttgagaatCCTGGCTTTTGGAATTGGACATTCACCTTGAAAGATTTTGATGGTGAGGTGCTTGCTCAAATAGATCGTGATTGGAGGGGTTTTGGCTTTGAG ATTCTAACTGATGCTGGTCAGTATGTGATTCGATTTGGAAGTTCTGACCCCGGCTCCAAGATTGGCCTTGCTAATGCG ATTCAAGACCTTGGTGTCAGTCGCCCACTTACCCTCGCGGAGAGAGCCGTTACGGTAGCTCTTGCAATATCACTTGATAATGACTACTTCTCAAGACATGGAGGCTG GGGATTACCCTTCTTGGAGGTTGGCGAGTAA